The Anastrepha ludens isolate Willacy chromosome 2, idAnaLude1.1, whole genome shotgun sequence genome contains a region encoding:
- the LOC128864033 gene encoding ubiquitin-like protein 4A has product MQITVKVLKGQDLTLEVETTTTILEMKKEIESKLKIPLAEQKLLLFGRTLSDDNTVSSYPNICDGSKLNLVVMRPRIEGLREVIQRSFSKYYNDQQTEKLVTVFMSDFEANLKQMSWDDIDRLSENLISA; this is encoded by the exons atgcagataacagtaaaagtattaaaaggGCAAGATTTAACGTTGGAA GTggaaacaacaactacaatctTAGAAATGAAGAAGGAAAttgaaagtaaattaaaaataccattAGCTGAACAAAAGTTACTTCTCTTTGGGCGTACTTTAAGTGACGATAACACCGTCTCCTCATATCCAAATATATGTGACGGAAGCAAGTTGAATCTAGTAGTGATGCGGCCACGGATTGAAGGATTGCGAGAG GTAATTCAACGTTCCTTTAGTAAGTACTATAATGATCAGCAAACGGAAAAATTGGTAACTGTATTCATGTCGGACTTTGAGgcgaatttaaaacaaatgagTTGGGACGATATTGACCGATTATCAGAGAATTTGATAAGTGCTTAA
- the LOC128864023 gene encoding uncharacterized protein LOC128864023: MEIEPEIQASTSRRLVTPWEISPPPKLRDPPPNRKGRKTKATVLTTSPYKCNLLQSIESININPSPKPSNKKNISTKSFVDSHSSDSEEEFPDVPPTKESSCNYCGKIYGQDIIMKPWTSCLQCEQIWAHEKCIPNRSAIFLCDSCK, translated from the exons ATGGAAATTGAGCCTGAAATTC aagCAAGCACAAGCCGAAGACTCGTTACTCCCTGGGAAATATCTCCACCACCAAAGCTACGAGATCCACCACCTAATCGGAAAGGCCGGAAAACAAAGGCAACTGTTTTAACAACTTCGCcttataagtgtaatttgttaCAGAGCATTGAAAGCATTAACATTAATCCATCCCCAAAaccctctaataaaaaaaatatttctaccaaatcgtttgttgactcgcattcaagtgacagtgaagaggagtttccagatgttccaccaacaaaagaatcgtcttgcaactactgtggcaaaatttatgggcaggatataataatgaagccttggacctcttgtctgcaatgcgaacaaatttgggcccacgaaaagtgtattcccaatcgaagtgctatttttctttgcgattcttgtaagtaa